The following is a genomic window from Sporosarcina jeotgali.
TTGGATGCACCCTTTGGCAGCATGTCCACCGCGTTTTCATCCCAATGAATAAAGACATAATCCTTTTCATAACGGTCTTTATAAGACTGCATATCTTCCATATTGCCGTATAGCTGAATCTGATGAACCGGAGAATGAGCGAAAATTTCTGCATCCACTTCCGGATATTTCAATTTCAATCGGCCAAGACTCCCGCCCACTAAGGGATGATTCGCCTCATTGGCAGCAAACATTTCAGAATTGGAATACGTAATGCCATGCCCATTTTCTTTTGCCAGCGCACTTAACTCCGTCAGGATTTCTGTGTCCATGGGATTAGAGAATAATTCTTCGTTTTTATAGACAACATGCTGACCATTCATCGAAACATACGAATCGAATTCTAAGTCTGTCAACAGTTCTTTGAACATTCTTGGAGCGCGTCCTGTACAAATGACCGTGATAATTCCTTTTTCACGGAGTGCATGCAATGCTTCTTTGGTCGATGGCAAGATCGTTTTGTCATGACTCATCAACGTTCCATCCAAGTCGAAAAACACGATTTTTTGATTGTTCATTTCCATTCCTCCTAGCTGCGCATCAGGTCAGGTACTTTTCCTGGCTCATATAATTTTGCTTCAATCTACTTTTTTAACTACATATTTATCTTTTAAAGCTTGCTGTAATGAGCTATGTGTTTCAATTGTTGAGAAATCCAATCCTAACTGAATCGATGTCTGTGCAATTTCCGGCCGAATCCCAGTAATCGTTGACTTCACACCAAGCAAATCGAGCACTTGAATGACTTCATAAATTTGGTTTGCGACCATTGTGTCGATAATCGATACTCCTGATAAATCGATAAATAATTTTATTATATCTGTTTTGATACACTTGGCAGGCACCACTTCCAAAATAGCCTTTGCGCGTTCGGTATCAATGTCTCCAACCAGCGGTAAAATCCCGATATTTTCATTGATTTTAATAATAGGGGAACTCAGCTCATCGATTAGACTTTGCTGAGCGCTTAAACGCGTCGTCATGAGTGTGAAATACATGGCAGAGAAGGCTGTAAGCAATTCGTCGAAAGCTAAATGGACCGTTTCTCCCCACTGCAGGACTACTGTAACAGGAACTGCTTCCGTTTGCTGTCCAACGAATCGTTCAATTTGTCTCCAGAATACTTTGCGGACACGGCTGATGGCATCGACCACTTCTGATATCGGCGTATTCGATGCAATTCGGCTTTTCGCAATCACTTCTGCCCATTCTTTTTTTTGCTCGTCAAAGTTCCCTGAAGGTCCTAACAAACTGCTGGCAATCGTCAGGTTCGTTAAATTATTCTGCTCTCTTAACCTTTGCTCAGTAGCTGCGCTCGCATCACTTGAGTAAATCGACTCCTGACCTGAATCACGAAGTGCAAGCCATTCGTTAGTGATTGTAGTGATATTGTCCATTAAATAGATGTTTAATTCTTTATTCCAATCCATCATCACTTTGTATGCTCCTATCTCTTACTAATATGTACATGCTAACCCTCTACTCATCTTACATCAGAATCACATTTTTTGCAGAAAAAACCGGAGAGTCTCCTCTCCGGATAAGTACTTAGTTTAAGATTTTCACACGAACTTTCTTTACCCCCCAGGACAAGGCAGAATCTAATCCTGGTATGAACACATCAATTTTATGTCCTTTAATCGCACCGCCTGTATCCCCCGCAATTGCTTCACCATATCCTTCCACCCAAACGCGAGATCCGAGCGGGATGACAGAAGGGTCGACCGCAATTACTTTTTGGTTTGGATTCGCCCGCAAATTAATACCGATTTTCGTAGTACCCGAGCAGCCATTACAATATGCGGTATATGCCGTGGCAGTCATGGTAAGTTCTCGTCCCGTCTGCGTTGAAGCAGGAACAGTGGCAGGGGCGGAAGCAGTTTTGGATGAAACCGCTGTCTTAGCCGTCGTCGGGGTTGAAGTTTTCGCTTGCTGCTTGGTTACAGGTGCAGGTGCAGCTGCAATCACCTGTTTCATCTTTTTCATGTTTGTCGTGGAGCCCGGTGCTTCTAAAGAAACATTTAGCACTTCTCCCGGATGTATAAGTTCTCCTGCGAGCGCATTCCACTCAATTAATGATTGCAATGGGACGGAGTGCGCTAACGCTATTCTGTATAAGTTATCTCCAGGTTGTACCGTGTACGTAAGGGATGGTTTCTCTTCTAATAGCGGGTTATCGGCAATCAGTTCTGTGCCAACTGCAGGTTGAAACGGATAGACATCCCTTCCTTCCGCCGTTTCTGATTCATCTGTTGAAACAGATTCGCTCGACTCGGCAACAACGGGTGCTGCCGCCAATACAAATGCCAACAGGAAAACAATGGCTTGTACAATCTTTTTCAAATGAATTCCTCCTTCAATGATTAAAAATGCGCGTCACATATATGATTCGACTGACGCTGTTTGTAAGTATTACCACTCATATACTTTTTAATCATTCATTTGATAATTGAAGAGTTTCTAACGATACACATGAAAAAGTAGCAGACTCCCATTACTTGGGAAGCTGCTACTTTTTTAGTGAATGTTTGCTACCATTTCATATCTCGAAGTTTATCGATCAATACTTGCTGAGAATCCTCCGTAATTGGCCACATTTCGATTTCTGCAATCAGTTCTTGCCTGGAACCGAAGCCTTTTACAAACCCATTAAGCCGCGCTGCAAACGTGGAATTCACCAGCATTTCTAAGTTAGGAAAGAATGCTTG
Proteins encoded in this region:
- a CDS encoding STAS domain-containing protein, producing MMDWNKELNIYLMDNITTITNEWLALRDSGQESIYSSDASAATEQRLREQNNLTNLTIASSLLGPSGNFDEQKKEWAEVIAKSRIASNTPISEVVDAISRVRKVFWRQIERFVGQQTEAVPVTVVLQWGETVHLAFDELLTAFSAMYFTLMTTRLSAQQSLIDELSSPIIKINENIGILPLVGDIDTERAKAILEVVPAKCIKTDIIKLFIDLSGVSIIDTMVANQIYEVIQVLDLLGVKSTITGIRPEIAQTSIQLGLDFSTIETHSSLQQALKDKYVVKKVD
- a CDS encoding Cof-type HAD-IIB family hydrolase, with translation MNNQKIVFFDLDGTLMSHDKTILPSTKEALHALREKGIITVICTGRAPRMFKELLTDLEFDSYVSMNGQHVVYKNEELFSNPMDTEILTELSALAKENGHGITYSNSEMFAANEANHPLVGGSLGRLKLKYPEVDAEIFAHSPVHQIQLYGNMEDMQSYKDRYEKDYVFIHWDENAVDMLPKGASKAVGIRKLMEHLDISVENSYAFGDGPNDFEMLEFVGTGIAMGNAIPELKEKADLVTDTCSNDGILKGLLACGLLKEADVSSHNNY
- a CDS encoding 3D domain-containing protein — protein: MKKIVQAIVFLLAFVLAAAPVVAESSESVSTDESETAEGRDVYPFQPAVGTELIADNPLLEEKPSLTYTVQPGDNLYRIALAHSVPLQSLIEWNALAGELIHPGEVLNVSLEAPGSTTNMKKMKQVIAAAPAPVTKQQAKTSTPTTAKTAVSSKTASAPATVPASTQTGRELTMTATAYTAYCNGCSGTTKIGINLRANPNQKVIAVDPSVIPLGSRVWVEGYGEAIAGDTGGAIKGHKIDVFIPGLDSALSWGVKKVRVKILN